TAAACCGAGCAATGATTGCAATCATTGCTCGGTTTTTTATTTTAGTCATGAGAATTTGAATCGAATCAAACTCCATAAATCCGCTAAAAGATAACTAAAGCTAAATAATGTTGAGTTTTATCACTTAATTGAATGCATTACATCGGATTTTAAACTGCTTGAAAAGTTACACATAACGCATATGTTTTTGATTTTTAAATGTTAAAAAGAATCATTGCCGTGTTGGAAAATCATTTCATATTCCATTGATCTTGGCATAATAGCTTTTAATTAAAAAAGTGTGATATAAATCACAAATAAATAATAAAAAGATGCTTTCTCATTGGTTCTCACTCAGGAGATTTTGCATCTAATCATATAAAAAATTAATTTCGAGGTTCAAATCATGTCAAAAATTTCAATAATTTCAAAAACCACGCATCAGGTATTACAAACCCTAGATACAGCTTCTGAAAAGAATATCAATCTCACAGAAAACTCTGCTGTGATACTCGATATTCCGAAAGAAGATGTCGCAAAGATCACTCGTGAAGGAAACAGTGCTGTTATTTCACTGCGTAATGGTGAAACCATTGTCATCCAAAACTTTTTCAATAATGAAAATACCGCAGACAATAGCTTGGCATTTGTTGATGATTCAGGACAAATGTATTGGGCTGAATTTACGGATGCCAATGGAGCAGTCACTGATACCATCAAATATCACTTGATTGATGATGTTGAGCCTCTTCTTTACAATGATGACAACTTTGCAGGTCTAATTTTACCGTGGTTAGGTGGAGCAGCCGCGATTGGTGGGATTGCTGCGGCAGCCGGCGGTGGCGATGACGATAACAATAACAACAATAATAATGGTGGTGACACAACTCCACCCGCTAAACCCGAAATCAATCCAATAAATCCAAAAGATCCGATCACAGGAACAGGTGAAGCAGGTGGTGAAGTGACTGTCACTTATCCAGATGGTTCAACATCAACCACAGTAGTCGGCGAGGATGGTACATGGGAAGTTGAAAACCCAGGCAATCTAGAAGATGGCGATGAAATCACTGCAGAAGTGAAAGACCCTGCAGGTAATGTCTCAGATAAAGACAAAGAAATCGTCGATGGTATTGCACCAACCACACCAAGTATCGATCCAATTAATCCAAAAGATCCGATCACAGGAACAGGTGAAGAAGGCAGTGAAGTGACTGTCACTTATCCTGATGGTTCAACGGTAACTACCATAGTCGGCGAGGATGGCACATGGGAAGTTGAAAACCCGGGCAATCTAGAAGATGGTGATGAAGTGACTGCAGAAGCCAAAGACCCTGCAGGTAACGTATCAGATAAAGACAAAGAAATTGTGGATGGAATTGCACCGACTGCACCACAGATTGATCCAATTGGACCGAAATCACCCCAGATTACAGGCACAGCAGAACCCAATGCTAAAATTACGGTGACTTATCCTGATGGAACAATCGCAACCACAACAGCAGGTTCAGATGGAAAATGGAGCGTACCAACGCCACCGAACTTAAAAGATGGCGATGAAGTTAAAGCCACGGCTAAAGACCCTGCGGGCAACGTCTCAGATGAAGGCAAAGAAATTGTCGATGGCGTTGGACCAATAACCACTCTAAATCCAGTCAACCTTAAAGATCCAATCACCGGTACAGGTGAAGCAGGCTCAACAGTCACCGTGACTTATCCAGATGGCACTACGGTTACAACGACAGTCAATGCAGATGGGAAATGGACAGTTCCAAACCCAGGTCTACAAAATGGCGACGAAGTTAAGGCGGTAGGAACTGACAAAGTTGGAAACATTGGTCCAGAAGTCACAGATCTAGTTGAAGGTCAATTACCACCACAACCCCAGCCAAGTGCCCCGAGTATTGATCCAATTGGACCCAACTTAGCGACGATTACAGGTAAGGCTGAAGCAGGCAATAAAATTACGGTCAGCTTCCCAGATGGCACATCAGTCACAACAACAGCGGGTGCAGATGGCAAGTGGAGTGTAACCACACCACAAGGCTTAAAAGATGGCGATGTTGTCAAGGCTATTGCAACAAACGCAAATGGCACACAGTCTAATCCAGATACAGAAATTGTCGATGGCGTAGGTCCAACAACCACGATTGATCCAATCAATGCCATTGATCCAATCACCGGTACAGGTGAGCCAGGTTCAAGTGTTGAAGTGACTTATCCAAATGGTGATACAGAGACTACGACGGTAAAATCCGATGGGACATGGCAAGTTCCGAACCCTGGGCTTGAAGATGGCGACATCGTAACAGCCGTGGGTACGGACTCGGTAGCTAACGTGGGTCCAGAAGTCACAGAACAATTTGACGGAGTCGGTCCAGCCACAGAAATTGACCCAATTGGACCAAACTTGGCTGAAATCACGGGTACGGGAGAGCCAGGCGCAACAGTTACAGTTACTTATCCAGACAACAGCACATCAACTACAGAGGTTGGATCAGATGGTACGTGGAGTGTAACAACCCCTCCAGGACTGAAAGATGGTGATGTGGTTACTGCACAGTCCAAAGATCCGCAAGGTAATCTTGGCGCACCAAACAATGAAACTGTAGATGGTCTTGGACCAACCACTGAAATTAATCCAATTGGACCAAATACACCCGTCGGTGGCACAGGTGAGCCAGGTGCAACGATTGAAGTGACTTTCCCGAATGGTGATACAGAAACCACGACAGTCGAAGAAGATGGCACATGGAGCGTGGCGAACCCGGGACTTGAAGATGGTGATGAAGTCAAAGCGATCGGTACTGACAAAGTGGGCAATCAAGGCCTGGAAGCAACAGAGCAAGTGGATGGCATCCTACCGATTACCGATATCGATCCAATTGGACCAAACTTGGCTGAAATTACAGGAACAGGGCTTGCGGGCGCTATTGTAACAGTCACTTTCCCAGATGGTTCGACTGCAACAGCGACCATCGATGCGGACGGTAAATGGTCAGTTGCGAATCCAGGCAATTTAAAAGATGGCGATGAAGTGACTGCAGTATCGAGCAAACTCGGGAATACAGGACCGATTGCCACCGAGACTGTAGATGGCGTGGGCCCAACAACAGAGATCGATCCAATCAATGCCAATGACCCAATCACCGGTACAGGTGAAAAAGGTTCAACGGTTGAAGTGACCTATCCAAATGGCACCAGCGTGACCACGCAAGTGGATGCGGATGGCAACTGGACTGTGGCGAACCCAGGTCTTAACGATGGTGATGAAGTCAAAGCGATCGGTACTGATCCAGTGGGTAACGTTGGACCAGAAGCGACAGCGACTGTTGATGGCACAGCACCAACTGCACCAGAGATCGATCCAATCGGTCCGAACTTGGCTGAAATCACCGGTACAGCCGATCCAAAAGAAGCGGGTAACACCGTGACTGTCAGCTTCCCAAATTCAAGCCCAGTGACCGCAATCATTGAGGCAGATGGCACTTGGAAAGTGGCAACCCCTGCGGGTCTAAAAGATGGTGACGAAGTTAAAGCGATCATCACCGATGCAGCAGGCAACGTTTCACCAGAAGCAAGTGAAATTGTGGATGGCGTTGGCCCAACAACCAACATTGATCCAATCAATGCCAATGATCCAATCACCGGTACAGGTGAAGCAGGCTCAACAGTCACCGTGACTTATCCAGATGGTAAGACCACAGCGACTGCAGAAGTGGATGCGGATGGCAACTGGACTGTAGCGAACCCAGGCTTAAAAGATGGCGACATCGTGAAAGCCGTGGCTACCGATCCAGTCGGTAACGTTGGACCAGAAGCGACAGCGACTGTTGATGGCACAGCACCAACAGCACCAGACATCGATCCAATCGGTCCGAACTTGGCTGAAATCACCGGTACAGCCGATCCAAAAGAAGCGGGTAACACCGTGACTGTCAGCTTCCCAAATTCAAGCCCAGTGAACGCAATCATTGAGGCAGATGGCACTTGGAAAGTGGCAACCCCTGCGGGTCTAAAAGATGGTGACGAAGTGAAAGCGATCATCACCGATGCAGCAGGCAACGTTTCACCAGAAGCAAGTGAAATTGTGGATGGCGTGGGCCCAACAACCAACATTGATCCAATCAATGCCAATGATCCAATCACCGGTACAGGTGAAGCAGGCTCAACAGTCACCGTGACTTATCCAGATGGTAAGACCACAGCGACTGCAGAAGTGGATGCGGATGGCAATTGGACTGTAGCGAACCCAGGCTTAAAAGATGGCGACATCGTCAAAGCCGTGGCTACCGATCCAGTCGGTAACGTTGGCCCAGAAGCAACAGCGACTGTGGATGGCACAGCACCAACAGCACCAGACATCGATCCAATCGGTCCGAACTTGGCTGAAATCACGGGTACAGCCGATCCAAAAGAAGCGGGTAACACCGTGACTGTCAGCTTCCCAAATTCTAGCCCAGTGACCGCAATCATTGAGGCAGATGGCACTTGGAAAGTGGCAACCCCTGCGGGTCTAAAAGATGGTGACGAAGTGAAAGCGATCATCACCGATGCAGCAGGCAACATCTCACCAGAAGCAAGTGAAATTGTGGATGGCGTTGGCCCAACAACCAACATTGATCCAATCAATGCGATTGATCCAATCACCGGTACAGGTGAAGCAGGTTCAACAGTTACCGTGACTTATCCAGATGGTAAGACCACAGCGACTGCAGAAGTGGATGCGGATGGCAACTGGACTGTAGCGAACCCAGGCTTACAAGATGGCGACATCGTCAAAGCCGTGGCTACCGATCCAGTCGGTAACGTTGGCCCAGAAGCAACAGCGACTGTGGATGGCACAGCACCAACTGCACCAGAGATCGATCCAATCGGTCCGAACTTGGCTGAAATCACCGGTACAGCCGATCCAAAAGAAGCGGGTAACACCGTGACTGTCAGCTTCCCAAATTCAAGCCCAGTGAACGCAATCATTGAGGCAGATGGCACTTGGAAAGTGGCAACCCCTGCGGGTCTAAAAGATGGTGACGAAG
The sequence above is drawn from the Acinetobacter lanii genome and encodes:
- a CDS encoding Ig-like domain-containing protein — encoded protein: MSKISIISKTTHQVLQTLDTASEKNINLTENSAVILDIPKEDVAKITREGNSAVISLRNGETIVIQNFFNNENTADNSLAFVDDSGQMYWAEFTDANGAVTDTIKYHLIDDVEPLLYNDDNFAGLILPWLGGAAAIGGIAAAAGGGDDDNNNNNNNGGDTTPPAKPEINPINPKDPITGTGEAGGEVTVTYPDGSTSTTVVGEDGTWEVENPGNLEDGDEITAEVKDPAGNVSDKDKEIVDGIAPTTPSIDPINPKDPITGTGEEGSEVTVTYPDGSTVTTIVGEDGTWEVENPGNLEDGDEVTAEAKDPAGNVSDKDKEIVDGIAPTAPQIDPIGPKSPQITGTAEPNAKITVTYPDGTIATTTAGSDGKWSVPTPPNLKDGDEVKATAKDPAGNVSDEGKEIVDGVGPITTLNPVNLKDPITGTGEAGSTVTVTYPDGTTVTTTVNADGKWTVPNPGLQNGDEVKAVGTDKVGNIGPEVTDLVEGQLPPQPQPSAPSIDPIGPNLATITGKAEAGNKITVSFPDGTSVTTTAGADGKWSVTTPQGLKDGDVVKAIATNANGTQSNPDTEIVDGVGPTTTIDPINAIDPITGTGEPGSSVEVTYPNGDTETTTVKSDGTWQVPNPGLEDGDIVTAVGTDSVANVGPEVTEQFDGVGPATEIDPIGPNLAEITGTGEPGATVTVTYPDNSTSTTEVGSDGTWSVTTPPGLKDGDVVTAQSKDPQGNLGAPNNETVDGLGPTTEINPIGPNTPVGGTGEPGATIEVTFPNGDTETTTVEEDGTWSVANPGLEDGDEVKAIGTDKVGNQGLEATEQVDGILPITDIDPIGPNLAEITGTGLAGAIVTVTFPDGSTATATIDADGKWSVANPGNLKDGDEVTAVSSKLGNTGPIATETVDGVGPTTEIDPINANDPITGTGEKGSTVEVTYPNGTSVTTQVDADGNWTVANPGLNDGDEVKAIGTDPVGNVGPEATATVDGTAPTAPEIDPIGPNLAEITGTADPKEAGNTVTVSFPNSSPVTAIIEADGTWKVATPAGLKDGDEVKAIITDAAGNVSPEASEIVDGVGPTTNIDPINANDPITGTGEAGSTVTVTYPDGKTTATAEVDADGNWTVANPGLKDGDIVKAVATDPVGNVGPEATATVDGTAPTAPDIDPIGPNLAEITGTADPKEAGNTVTVSFPNSSPVNAIIEADGTWKVATPAGLKDGDEVKAIITDAAGNVSPEASEIVDGVGPTTNIDPINANDPITGTGEAGSTVTVTYPDGKTTATAEVDADGNWTVANPGLKDGDIVKAVATDPVGNVGPEATATVDGTAPTAPDIDPIGPNLAEITGTADPKEAGNTVTVSFPNSSPVTAIIEADGTWKVATPAGLKDGDEVKAIITDAAGNISPEASEIVDGVGPTTNIDPINAIDPITGTGEAGSTVTVTYPDGKTTATAEVDADGNWTVANPGLQDGDIVKAVATDPVGNVGPEATATVDGTAPTAPEIDPIGPNLAEITGTADPKEAGNTVTVSFPNSSPVNAIIEADGTWKVATPAGLKDGDEVKAIITDAAGNVSPEASEIVDGVGPTTNIDPINANDPITGTGEAGSTVTVTYADGKTTATAEVDADGNWTVANPGLKDGDIVKAVATDPVGNVGPEATATVDGTAPNVPEIDDVVKGDEFITGESDLGTTVVITINNGATMTTQTKADGTWSIPNPGVVNGDVITAYAVDPANNASDTTSLTVHFMTEALLEAPQAYDDVDAFVGNIAQKGLTNDDRPDFTGQGAIPGAIITLYANGQAIGSTQADADGTWKITPTDALRDGPHNFTATQTDDGIESAQSPVLDFIVDTIAPEVTQADINSAGTQVIGQTESGATVYVKDAEDNILGSSVADANGTYSVILKTPVTNGDTVQVVATDKAGNSSDAVDVRDTTHTTSIDFRCFIR